One window from the genome of Pseudomonas fluorescens encodes:
- a CDS encoding formylglycine-generating enzyme family protein produces MYKLLGAAVALSLASMVWADESTDKLDNPKPLPDDVSLPLPCEGQMVFRYVYILAQGTLDDREISLGYPFSEGEAGYQQSFISGYRRDFINGQFTLKDLPKDWNKTITPLMPKTDAKTPLKPMLYFIGKYEVTARQYAQVMAQAQSLASGEAAPACETLQADLPQGVAGRLPKVKLSKFEAERFSAVYSAWLMKYHKDLLPVSGRGTSAEDGGLGFVRLPTEVEWEFAARGGQAVSRQDLEGRLFPRRLEGSESDGPLADWAVFNQVAGGTGQAARLMPIGTKLPNPIGLFDVVGNAAEMVQESFQLVHAGRRQGAYGGFVVKGGNYLEGEGTLFTGMRREYPLFAADGTEQSNETTGFRVAVGALSAPRSRYKELFAQWQKEGRLASLTDAIDDADDPTKRLDSIIAASVDPRLQAELGLVNEELKRNVSLIAQQREEAAGNLIQSSALVAETVNNYNIRLTNLQNSRQAALDAKDEASATLFATAIDNGRSALDGAVAIYIDNLATGTRYTDAVIQAQFQRIKEELERKPVLGKSLVARATLFVRHVGDYRQQKRADPAAILKELLASNAQRS; encoded by the coding sequence ATGTATAAGTTATTGGGCGCCGCCGTGGCGCTGAGCCTGGCCAGCATGGTCTGGGCTGATGAAAGCACGGACAAACTGGACAACCCCAAGCCGTTGCCCGACGACGTCAGCCTGCCGCTGCCGTGCGAAGGCCAGATGGTGTTCCGCTACGTCTACATCCTCGCCCAGGGCACCCTGGACGATCGCGAGATCAGCCTCGGTTACCCGTTCAGTGAAGGCGAGGCCGGTTACCAGCAGTCGTTCATTTCCGGCTACCGGCGCGACTTCATCAACGGCCAGTTCACTCTCAAGGACTTGCCCAAGGACTGGAACAAGACCATCACGCCGTTGATGCCCAAGACCGACGCCAAGACGCCGCTCAAGCCGATGCTGTATTTCATCGGCAAGTACGAGGTCACGGCCCGCCAATACGCCCAGGTCATGGCCCAGGCGCAATCGCTGGCCAGCGGCGAAGCGGCGCCGGCCTGCGAAACCCTGCAAGCCGATTTGCCCCAAGGGGTGGCGGGGCGTTTGCCCAAGGTGAAACTGTCGAAGTTCGAGGCCGAGCGCTTCTCGGCGGTGTACAGCGCCTGGCTGATGAAATACCACAAGGACCTGCTGCCGGTGAGCGGTCGCGGCACCTCCGCCGAAGACGGCGGGTTGGGTTTCGTGCGCTTGCCGACGGAAGTCGAATGGGAATTCGCCGCCCGCGGCGGGCAAGCCGTCAGCCGCCAGGACCTGGAAGGGCGCCTGTTTCCCCGGCGCCTGGAGGGCAGTGAGAGCGACGGGCCGCTGGCCGATTGGGCGGTGTTCAACCAGGTCGCCGGTGGCACCGGTCAGGCGGCGCGGCTGATGCCCATCGGCACCAAGTTGCCGAACCCCATCGGTCTGTTCGATGTGGTGGGCAACGCGGCCGAGATGGTCCAGGAGTCCTTCCAGTTGGTGCATGCCGGTCGCCGCCAGGGCGCTTATGGCGGCTTCGTGGTCAAGGGCGGCAACTACCTGGAAGGCGAGGGCACGCTGTTCACCGGCATGCGCCGCGAATACCCGTTGTTCGCCGCCGACGGTACCGAGCAGAGCAACGAAACCACCGGCTTTCGCGTGGCCGTCGGGGCACTGTCGGCGCCGCGTTCGCGCTACAAGGAACTGTTCGCCCAATGGCAGAAAGAAGGGCGGCTCGCGTCGCTGACCGACGCCATCGATGACGCTGACGATCCGACCAAGCGCCTGGACAGCATCATCGCCGCCAGCGTCGATCCGCGCCTGCAAGCCGAACTGGGCCTGGTCAACGAAGAGCTCAAGCGCAACGTCTCGCTCATCGCCCAGCAGCGCGAGGAAGCGGCGGGCAACCTGATCCAGTCGTCGGCCCTGGTGGCCGAGACCGTCAACAACTACAACATTCGCCTGACCAATCTGCAGAACAGCCGGCAAGCCGCGCTGGATGCCAAGGATGAGGCCAGCGCCACGCTGTTCGCCACGGCCATCGACAACGGCCGCAGCGCACTGGATGGCGCGGTGGCGATCTACATCGACAACCTGGCCACCGGCACGCGCTACACCGATGCCGTGATCCAGGCGCAGTTCCAGCGCATCAAGGAAGAATTGGAGCGCAAACCGGTACTGGGCAAGAGCCTGGTGGCGCGTGCAACGTTATTCGTTCGTCATGTCGGGGATTATCGTCAGCAAAAACGAGCCGACCCGGCGGCGATATTGAAGGAATTGCTCGCATCGAACGCTCAGCGGTCTTGA
- the tagQ gene encoding type VI secretion system-associated lipoprotein TagQ: MLFSRKPFASVSKRHLLMVAVGFSTVLTGCATSPTSKVASSTKVEYYPNCYEPVQHLRSTEGNMTKSVVTGAAVGAVGGALLGALTADKEDRGRNAAIGAAGGALAGGAAGYYTERQKQIADDNQRIASYAADVNKSVSDIDRSTAYAKTSQQCYQNAFSKLVADRKAKTVNDTEGRKRLAEIVSGLKESNDLIVAVNGKASEDLNNYTQAYEKDLQQVGVQRTDVVTVATADTPAVVAQTTNNKKIKKVQPAKKKDLPTVPKEAVTTEKTLQTAKVKQDESKQVASAGTTQVNSMCKNPDLGDWAPVPCPNV, translated from the coding sequence ATGCTTTTCTCCCGTAAACCATTTGCTTCGGTTTCCAAGCGTCACTTGCTGATGGTCGCTGTCGGCTTCAGCACCGTACTGACCGGCTGCGCCACGTCGCCGACCTCCAAGGTCGCCTCGAGCACCAAGGTCGAGTACTACCCGAACTGCTACGAGCCGGTGCAGCACCTGCGCTCCACCGAAGGCAACATGACCAAGTCGGTCGTTACCGGTGCCGCTGTCGGCGCTGTCGGTGGTGCACTGCTGGGCGCCCTGACCGCCGACAAGGAAGACCGTGGCCGCAACGCCGCCATCGGTGCCGCGGGCGGTGCATTGGCCGGTGGCGCAGCCGGTTACTACACCGAGCGCCAGAAGCAGATCGCCGATGACAACCAGCGCATCGCCTCCTACGCTGCCGACGTCAACAAAAGCGTCTCCGACATCGACCGCAGCACCGCTTACGCCAAGACTTCGCAGCAGTGCTACCAGAATGCGTTCAGCAAACTGGTTGCCGACCGCAAGGCCAAGACCGTCAACGACACCGAAGGCCGCAAGCGCCTGGCGGAAATCGTTTCCGGCCTGAAAGAGTCGAATGACCTGATCGTCGCGGTCAACGGCAAAGCCTCGGAAGACCTGAACAACTACACCCAGGCCTACGAGAAAGACCTGCAGCAGGTGGGTGTGCAGCGTACTGACGTGGTGACTGTGGCCACTGCTGATACCCCGGCGGTCGTGGCTCAGACCACCAACAACAAGAAAATCAAGAAAGTGCAGCCGGCGAAGAAGAAAGACCTGCCGACCGTGCCGAAAGAAGCGGTGACCACCGAGAAAACCCTGCAGACCGCCAAGGTCAAGCAGGATGAAAGCAAGCAGGTTGCCAGTGCCGGTACCACTCAGGTCAACAGCATGTGCAAAAACCCGGACCTGGGCGACTGGGCACCGGTTCCTTGCCCGAATGTTTGA
- a CDS encoding DUF6124 family protein, whose protein sequence is MFKVTPNPPQSGHKSRVEAQEEKKLEDAATRALDYYLNPKPSAPPETDKSQLFIVAPHIDTETLLANASEDLLSISTIAADLADDVDDSRRCIALAISRMADGVQLLVERALDHLETREIAAPDAKG, encoded by the coding sequence ATGTTCAAGGTCACTCCAAATCCGCCACAAAGCGGCCACAAATCCCGCGTCGAAGCGCAGGAAGAAAAAAAGCTCGAAGACGCCGCCACCCGCGCCCTCGACTACTACCTCAACCCCAAACCCTCTGCCCCACCCGAAACCGACAAAAGCCAGCTCTTCATCGTCGCTCCCCACATCGACACCGAAACCCTGCTCGCCAACGCCTCCGAAGACCTGCTGTCCATCAGCACCATCGCCGCCGACCTGGCTGACGACGTGGATGACTCACGCCGCTGCATCGCCCTGGCAATCAGCCGCATGGCCGATGGGGTGCAGTTGTTGGTCGAGCGGGCGTTGGATCATCTGGAAACCAGGGAGATAGCGGCGCCTGATGCCAAGGGATAG